The genomic stretch GAAGCATAGCAGCGACACGTTGACTGCTATGAACGGCAGTGTGAAGTAATACGTGTACAGTCTCTGATCATGTGTTATTATTGAGCAACGAACTCTTTCCCAGCTCGGATCTGGGACATTTTTTAAGGAACCCACAAACGCGTCCTACTCAACTCATTATCATTCCGATCTAACCATTGAGTTGTAGATTGTAATGAAGAATGCCATGACCAGCGATTGGCCTATTTCCAGCCCGTTTATGCCtgattttacttttatcttGGAGCCGATCTCTTAGTTACCTGCGTAAATGTTTATTGCGTTTGCGCAGAACACTGTCGTCATCACTACTATTACGTAGGTTAACATTCTTCCGCGGTAACCCCTGCTAGATAACCATTGAAAAGACCTATATAGACTTAATTCCGTTCCTGAGTATGCCAAACACAGTGGAAGCGATGCTGAGTAAATTTATGCTCCTTTAAGCCACTCACCTATTATCGGTCCCAGGATTTTAATCCACCAGTTTAGCCTCAGTATGTCGTCGATTAACCCCTATTGCCGTCCATATCTCGTTCCTTTCTTACCAGCAACGTCATTATCACGATCGATACGAGCGCAAGGTTTAATTCTAGTCTCTACAATGTCATTATTCTTTTGTTGACACACGTTTTCATGTCGGCCCCTCAGTATTATTTGGAATAGTACCATTACAAGGATATACACGACACATCCAAGCAAAGCGCCTGGTTCGGCCACCTTTTCGGCAGATTTAACAGCATTCAGGTTCGTGCCAACGAAACCtaagttaatttaaattatttttggcGACTGCAAACCTCTCTTCTTCAGATGCTTTATTAGTGAGAAGGTTCCAAAATATGTGATTGTTGATATGAAGAAGTTACAGATTAAGAATGTTATGAACTGATTGAAATCATTTttatgatattttacacagttGGCCGATATGATCGAGGAGGTGACTAAGGTTAAAAAAAAGACCTTATAGAACTTTAACACTGGTCTAAAGGTTCTATAGCTAGTCTTCCTAGTAGATGAAACCATTTGCGGgtacaaaatatattacacatcaaaaatatatctatatataaTGTGATAGTAAACTTTTAATggtgttaaaatatttgctCATAATAATGAGATAATAGCAAAGTCTATTAAAATAAGCAATCTACAAACATATAAGGAAGGGGAATAATTATATCTGTTAAAACGTATCaaattgtgtaaacatCTGTATATGTCCATTAAAACGAGAATgttacaataaaaattaatttttgacGAAGAATCCCAGAAGAATCAGcaaataattttgaaatttttaatattttaataaatatgtccATTATCCgaaacaaatttaaaatgtgttcaCCAAATAAAAGTAACCCTAATTATCTAATCAAAAAGCTAATTAGGCAGGTTAAATACAATGATTAATAGGTAGAACTTGTAACTATATCAATGGTATAAAAATCGCAGTGGAAGTCAGGGAAGAATAAGGaaagtttgaaaagtgtgtaagggagaagataaatagatcattatattaaatgataaataatatgtacaaAAGTGGATAGCCGAATTTGAAACTGGTCACTTAAAAATTAGagaaatacaaaattgGGGGAAAAGCGCCCAGGATGAGGTTAATTAATTAGGATTTTTTGCTTTTTAGTGGGGTAAGGGCAATTAAATTAGtacttttaaatacttataaattttaaacgctaaaattttaattaaaataaggTTTTTACTACTATGGTTTATAACAAGGCCGATTCTCCGGGTTTCTACTCTGTGCCGATTCATGGAactgaagaggaaggttCGTGGAAGATGCCATTTTACGtataatcatttttagGCTTCAGTCCCGTTTACAGGCATCCCGACCACGAGGATATTATCGATTCTTCAAAATTTGGGGACGTGAGAACATCGTAAGTCGAGATTCCACTTAATTGACGCTGCAGATGGGATCTTTTCCAGGTTGGCTTTAAAAAGAACCCTGACGGCGACTGTGTCGGGAAAAGAAAACGCCTACCAGATGGAAAACTCGGGGAGTTTGAGTTCAAAACGTATACTGAGGTTGGTTTATCTTTGTCACAATCGCTTTCAGTTCTTCGAGACCGTCAAAGTAGCAGGAAGCTCCCTGGTCCACCACAACTTCATAAAGGAGCAGAAAACTCAGTGCCCAAATGTGGCGAAAACCTGCAAGCTGGTAGGGTTGTTTCTGCCGAGTTGCGAGGAGTGGCTGGTCCTCGAACAAGCGTGCTACGGCTACGGATACACCCTGGTTCCCATTTACAACACACTGGGAGACGAATCGATTCTTTACATACTCTCCAACACAGGTACTTGAGGCTAACTTGCTAGTCAATTCCGTACGCCGGACTAATATAATGCACTTCAGAGCTCGAAGTTGTGTTCTGCACCGAGGAGACGGGGAAGAACCTCCTGAGGATCCTGGCAAAGGGGACGGAGAAGCAGTTCCTCAACACACTGGTTCTGGTCGACACGACGTCAGTACCCAAGGAGTTTGCGAATAGCCCCCGAGGCTTGAAATTCATGCTATGGTCGGAATTTATGGCAAAGGTTAGTTAGTGTGTCCACATGGTTTTTAGGGCGAAAAGGACGTTTTGCCACCTACCCCCGGGGAACCAAACGCTCTCAACATCATATCATACACCTCGGGGACCACGGGGGTCCCGAAGGGGGTGATGATAACTCACAAACAATTCGTCGACacaatagtagtaactCTCGATGCAGGTATGGGATGAATGTGTAGACAGAGTAATTAGCTAAGGAACACTCTTGTTGGTTAATAACACGATTCTTTAGTTTGCAAGCCCATGGGCATCAATAGCGATTACTTCGCCTGTCACTTAAGTTACCTGCCGATGGCACATATGTTCGAAAAGGACTTTATAAATGCAGTTTTTTATTCCGGAGGAAAAATCGGAATTTATTCAGGAGTAAGTGACAATGAGTAGATAGAAAAAGAGAATTCAGTTGATTATATAGTAGAAACTGATTGGGCCTTTGAATAGAAGTAATTGATGTTTTAGGATGTTAAGCTGATACTAGAGGATCTCCAGACACTGAAGCCGGTGTTATTCGTCAGTGTTCCACGCCTTTATCAGAGAATCcatgataaaataatgacGGGAGCTCAGTCAAAACCAGTAATGATTCGCGGGCTGTTTAACCAAGGTCTCCGGACAAAAATGAACCGTATAAGGAATCAGggaatatatacacataaattttatgatAAGGTAGGCCGTGGCAGTGTTTGAAAAGTTAACTATTTATGTGGAAACGTAGTTAATATGTTTAGAATGATTTGGTATATTTAGCTTTTTATATGTAATTaataagtgtgtgtactATTGtagtgtatatttatgtaagTGTACGTATGTATTTGACtagataaaaaatttgcattaaattaatgaatttttagttaatatttgataaagTAAACAAGTTGCTGGGAGGGAATGTTAAGTGGTTATTCGTTGGATCATCATGTTTGAACTCGTTGGTGATTGAAAGAGTAAGAGCGATGATGAGCACACCGCTCTTCTGGGGATACGCATTAACAGAGTGCTGCGCAGGAGGATTCGTGCAACACAAGGACGACACGAACCCTGTTAACCTGGGAGGACCCTCGGGAGGATTCCAGTTCAGGCTTAGGTCAATACCTGAGCTGAAGTACTTCGTTAACGAAAAGCCCATGAGGGGAGAGTTGCTCATTAGGGGAACTAATGTATCGGCAGGCTACTTTAAAATGGACGAACTGACGAAGGAAACGTTTAAAGACGGATGGCTATATACAGGAGACGTGGTGGAGCTCATGGAAAACGGAAGCATAAAAGTAATCGACCGCATCAAGCAGGTGTTTAAGCTGGCCCAGGGAGAGTACGTGGCCCCCGAGTACGTGGAGTCGATAATCAACTCG from Theileria orientalis strain Shintoku DNA, chromosome 1, complete genome encodes the following:
- a CDS encoding glycosyl transferase, family 4 protein, which codes for MVSSTRKTSYRTFRPVLKFYKVFFLTLVTSSIISANCVKYHKNDFNQFITFLICNFFISTITYFGTFSLIKHLKKRGFVGTNLNAVKSAEKVAEPGALLGCVVYILVMVLFQIILRGRHENVCQQKNNDIVETRIKPCARIDRDNDVAASLPLCLAYSGTELSLYRSFQWLSSRGYRGRMLTYVIVVMTTVFCANAINIYAGINGLEIGQSLVMAFFITIYNSMDAFVGSLKNVPDPSWERVRCSIITHDQRLYTYYFTLPFIAVNVSLLCFNWYPAKLFPGNVYTLFSGAFFSTITVIGELWEVLPFLMLPQLINFFISIPQLVGIVKCPRHRIPKFNNRTNKLENSKNYTLLNLFLMVCGPTSEEGLTKALLCLQTLCCLLGLIYKYYMM
- a CDS encoding long-chain-fatty-acid--CoA ligase, whose translation is MVYNKADSPGFYSVPIHGTEEEGFSPVYRHPDHEDIIDSSKFGDVRTSWDLFQVGFKKNPDGDCVGKRKRLPDGKLGEFEFKTYTEFFETVKVAGSSLVHHNFIKEQKTQCPNVAKTCKLVGLFLPSCEEWLVLEQACYGYGYTLVPIYNTLGDESILYILSNTELEVVFCTEETGKNLLRILAKGTEKQFLNTLVLVDTTSVPKEFANSPRGLKFMLWSEFMAKGEKDVLPPTPGEPNALNIISYTSGTTGVPKGVMITHKQFVDTIVVTLDAVCKPMGINSDYFACHLSYLPMAHMFEKDFINAVFYSGGKIGIYSGDVKLILEDLQTLKPVLFVSVPRLYQRIHDKIMTGAQSKPVMIRGLFNQGLRTKMNRIRNQGIYTHKFYDKLIFDKVNKLLGGNVKWLFVGSSCLNSLVIERVRAMMSTPLFWGYALTECCAGGFVQHKDDTNPVNLGGPSGGFQFRLRSIPELKYFVNEKPMRGELLIRGTNVSAGYFKMDELTKETFKDGWLYTGDVVELMENGSIKVIDRIKQVFKLAQGEYVAPEYVESIINSCMFVAQSYVVGNSDESYPVGVVVPDEEALGPWKKGNGMANATLEELAQSPELKKFLFEEVQRVLAAANVKGFQRVKAIHLHGELFSVENDMLTVTFKLKRNTIRKKFETVVDEMYKSLKSASEST